A DNA window from Altererythrobacter sp. B11 contains the following coding sequences:
- a CDS encoding acyl carrier protein, protein MDRAEIDSRIRTLIEPFNKKNVAVEDDTTFAGDLEFDSLTVMDFVAAIEDEFDIIISMNQQAEIETFGQLVSAVNDLQGK, encoded by the coding sequence ATGGATCGCGCCGAGATCGACAGCCGCATCCGCACTCTGATCGAACCCTTCAACAAGAAGAACGTGGCGGTCGAGGACGATACGACCTTCGCCGGCGATCTCGAATTCGACAGCCTGACGGTGATGGATTTCGTCGCCGCGATCGAGGACGAGTTCGACATCATCATCAGCATGAACCAGCAGGCGGAGATCGAGACCTTCGGCCAGCTGGTCAGCGCGGTGAACGACCTCCAGGGCAAGTGA
- a CDS encoding HAD family hydrolase: MARPLVVTDCDEVLLHMVRHFRDWLDEEHGIDFALKGDPFIQSLSRRNSPDPLKDEEVWSLLEQFFVGEMARQTAIEGSVEAIRELQREADVVVLTNLGDHFAESRQRQLQAHGIDLRVYTNQGPKGAALRRIFDEYAPARAVFIDDIAKHHASAAEEVPEIGRLHFCGEPAIAGHVPCAFSGGHAHARIDNWQEALPWLLERLHGVRP; encoded by the coding sequence ATGGCGCGGCCGCTGGTGGTGACGGATTGCGACGAGGTGCTGCTCCACATGGTGCGGCACTTCCGCGACTGGCTGGATGAAGAGCATGGCATCGACTTCGCGCTGAAGGGCGATCCGTTCATCCAGTCGCTGAGCCGGCGCAACAGCCCGGACCCGCTGAAAGACGAGGAGGTGTGGAGCCTGCTCGAGCAGTTCTTCGTCGGGGAAATGGCGCGGCAGACGGCGATCGAAGGTTCGGTGGAGGCGATTCGCGAATTGCAGCGGGAAGCGGATGTGGTCGTGCTGACCAATCTCGGCGATCACTTTGCGGAAAGCCGCCAGCGGCAATTGCAGGCCCATGGCATCGACCTGCGCGTCTATACCAATCAGGGGCCGAAGGGCGCCGCGCTGCGCCGCATCTTCGACGAATATGCGCCGGCGCGCGCCGTGTTCATTGATGACATCGCCAAGCACCACGCGTCCGCGGCGGAGGAGGTGCCGGAGATCGGCCGCCTGCATTTCTGCGGAGAGCCGGCCATCGCTGGTCATGTACCCTGCGCCTTCAGCGGCGGCCATGCCCATGCGCGGATCGACAATTGGCAAGAGGCCTTGCCCTGGCTGCTCGAAAGATTGCATGGAGTGCGGCCATGA
- a CDS encoding DUF3572 family protein — protein MALAALAWLLAEDRRAQRFLDLTGLTPDGLRAAIGEDHTHLAVLDFLCGYEPDLVGAAEALGLDPAAIAAARLRLVRGEGG, from the coding sequence GTGGCCCTGGCCGCGCTTGCCTGGCTGCTGGCGGAGGATCGCCGCGCGCAGCGCTTCCTCGATCTTACCGGCCTGACGCCTGATGGCCTCCGCGCGGCCATTGGCGAGGATCACACCCATCTGGCGGTGCTGGACTTCCTCTGCGGGTACGAGCCCGATCTGGTGGGCGCGGCCGAGGCGCTGGGCCTCGACCCTGCTGCCATCGCTGCCGCCCGGCTGCGCCTGGTGCGGGGGGAGGGCGGCTGA
- a CDS encoding response regulator: MTKRILVVEDNDLNRKLFCDVLVASGFAVEPVADGGSAIERARSFIPNLVVMDIQLQDVSGLDLIASLKSDAALADVPVLAVTAYAGKGDEERIRSTGAEGYLSKPVSIGPFMAAVKELVGP; the protein is encoded by the coding sequence ATGACGAAGCGAATCCTGGTTGTCGAGGACAACGATCTGAACCGGAAACTTTTCTGCGACGTTCTTGTGGCGAGTGGTTTCGCCGTCGAACCCGTAGCGGATGGAGGCAGCGCGATCGAACGCGCGCGCAGCTTTATCCCCAATCTCGTGGTGATGGATATCCAGCTGCAGGATGTCTCAGGACTCGATCTCATCGCCAGCCTGAAGAGCGACGCCGCGCTGGCCGATGTGCCGGTGTTGGCGGTGACAGCCTATGCGGGCAAGGGGGACGAGGAGCGGATCCGCAGCACCGGAGCGGAAGGCTATCTGTCCAAGCCGGTGTCGATCGGCCCGTTCATGGCGGCGGTGAAGGAACTCGTCGGCCCCTAG